GGCTAAGGTTCTTGATTTGAGGTAGTGACAAGTCTAGATGAGTGTAACTTCTTCCTTGATTAATGCGTGATTATGAGTGAAAAATACTTGTCAAttgcttcaggtgctcaagctAGTCTTGAAGAGAATCCCGGAGAGGACAACTAACGATTCTCTCGCTCAATTACTCTTGAattgtgagtgtcaagtgcatgacttgtcgtgtttacttgatttacctgcttatatacgtgaatatcacttgatgggacgagtgtgtactttatcgcactcgctctcctttacttgaactttacttgtattaacttggtttTCGAAGTCGATTTGAGTGAACCTCGTCGGCTAAAATATACCCGTTTTCGTGTATATGTCGTGTTGTCGTGCGTGTTGTGTTTGCCGTGCGTGAcgtgttgtcgggtggagtgaaactcctcgacttatggggacgcccaaattctcttagccaatcttgcaactcgagccggcatgggtttggtcgagaagcttgataaGCCAAGGGAACAACAAAAcataacttgatcttttgagatcttgttcggcatactcgtggagtatcgcccttttcgtgcgtgttcaaaaatcaaaacttgatctcttgagGTCTCGTTCGGCATACTCAAcgagtatcgcccttttcgtgcgtgtttggttacggatccgagagggtggaacGTTGGCcggaggaagtaataagtgaagtttctacggatatAATACCCACCCGGATGACGGAGGGTCATTGTgagggggtatcggatcgagccgtggcgaagcaagtggaaaatagctcctgagagctcctatatccttgaattgtttctgtttacttgcctcgcttgaattgtaaattacttGAACCTTATTGTTCTACTTGAACAACGTTcgtgcatgtgtgttttcttggcctcacgagcgattGGCTCACCGtgtatatttgttttccttgacaggttctggaaattgaGAGCTTTACAATTTACTTAGATTTTCTTATGGATGTAAATGAAATCTATGACTTCGCTTTGTGGTTTGTAATGTCTAATGTTACTTATGCCATGTATCGGATTGGAGATATGTTAAGCTAGGTGTACTTAAGactttggattgccacttgaagctggaaaggTGCAATCCCTGATTCATACATTCGGTTTGTATGTACGTATTGGTGTTGTATGAACTTGTATGTTTGGGATGGTGTGACTTTAGACTTGGTTTGTAATCGAGAAGGTATTTTGAGAATCGACGATTGGTTATCTTTTAGTACTGCTATCTccgaagttaatgtggtttagTAATCGATCTATTTAGGAAGAAATGAGGGTGTAATAGTCTAGATTATACTTCGGAGGGTTGTGGCTAGAtttcttgcgtgagtcctggcgagagctgggcaggcgttccgcggataccccttggttcgccttggggagaagtggggccgtcacaaaaacTTCTTACGCAGACGAAATCAATCTTTCAGATGGTGATTTTGTTGAAATGCTATGCCTTGATGGCTGCTTTGTCATTGAGTTCTTGAGGAAACTTTGTCAGCCTAAATTATACAGCGAGAATGATCCCATTTTTCAGATGTCTTGGCTAATATCAGCCACTAAGAGAGACCTAATATTATTTGAGAATCAGTTGCCCTTTGTTGTCCTGCAAAAACTGTTTGATATGACCAAGTTGCGGGGCGAAGAAGAGAACCTTAATGACCTAGCTATTCGCCATCTGTCTTCGCTCGTGCCTGGTTCTTATCCAGGTCAAAGTTCTCATTCTACAATCCCTGCAGGTTATAAGGCTGTTCATCTTCTTGACCTCATGCACAAAAATTTCACTGCCTCATTTTCCAACACATTTAGGGATCTCAAACATGAACCGACTAAAACCTTATTGCAGAAACCAGTTATTGAGCTAGTACATATTGGAACCAAGTTCAAGAGGGCAATAAACAGTGAATCCTTGCTCCATATCACTTTCAAAAATGGTGTAGTTAAAATCCCTCCTTTGTTTGTGGATGATCATACAGAATCCATCTTCAGAAACTTGATTGCATACGAACAGTATATGTCTAAGCCATTTGAGACACGGAGGTATGTAACTGATTACATAAGCTTCATGGATCTTCTCATAGATTCCCCGTCCGACGTTGAAAAGCTTCGCAACAGTGACATCATCAGGCATGGGTTAGGCAATGATAAAGCAGTCTCTGTAGTGTTCAACAAGTTAAGCAGTGGTGTTTCTAATGAAGTTCCTTTCTGTTACGACGAAATTTTTGTGGAAATGGAGAAGTACTACCGCTACCGCATCCTTAGGGCATACCTCATGCAGAAATATTTTCATACCCCGTGGTCAATCATTTCACGTCTGGCTGCAATCGTTATGAAAATTAAAGTGAGCTAGTTGTGCTTGTTTGTAATTTGTTAGTCATTGTACTTAAATACCAACAACGTCATTTTATTTGTGTTCCGATTGATAAAAAATTCTTGATGTAAAAGAACTTTCCTGTCTTGGATATTACATGAACTCCTAAATGCATGTTCTGCTAATAATGAACATGATCTCTTCTGTATTATGATCTACTACTGAACATTAAAATAGCAATGCCCCGTCAACCTGACAATTTTTATGAACATGGATATCTGTCTACACATGTATCTATATGTCTGTGTCAAGTATAACCACAGTACGAGGCTAACTTTGAGTGTTACATGGCACCGGTCCGATCTTAGTGAGAGTACTACTAAATGCATGCAAAGGCTGACGATGAGAACTCAATGAAGCACGAAAATTAAGTACACAAGATTTTAAGCAAACtgcaaagaaagaattaaaaaaatgaagctTTAGCATTCATCTGTCAAAAAATCCTTGGCATACTATCATATATAATAGCAGTTAGATACCAGTTGATTGAAATGCTAACAAAATAAGTGTACTGAAAACATATAGTTCTACAGGATCTAATTGTTATTCCTGTGATTTAAAGAAGAGAACAGAGAAAAGGCCCGGTTGATTTTCAAACAAAGAAAACTCGGAAGAACACTTTATTGGGAAAATAGTTATAAACATGAATTGCTTGTTACTTATGGTTCCCGAAATCTTATCTAATTAGCCACTGCATCCACATTGGCTAGAATGCTAAGTAAGGCATAAAGactgaaagaaaaaaggaaaaaaaaaaaaagaagcagtaCAATAAGCAAATCTGTCATGCTTGCTGGTACCAAAATTAAGTACATATGTAAATTTTAAGTAGTTCTTGGTTGTAAATGTGAAGGCTTTATCTAAGAAATGTTGTCTCCAACGTTCCGACCTTTTTCTCATGTTTGTCACTTCGCGAAGCACAGCATTTGCTAAGGAATGAAGGGCTGAGACATGTCTACTTTTTTAAAGCAATAGAGGGCTTAAACATTGGTtgttctcttctcttctcttcttctctttATTACGCTCAGTCGCTCACTATTTTCCCTCCACAAAGGAAAAATTGCTAGCCATCTAAAGTTTAGTGGAAAAGAACAGCTATGAACTCATATCtcaaaattctagaaaattaaaatgttTAAGAATTTGTAGATCCTATCTAAATGAACATCTTGAAGTACAGATTATCTTCTGCT
This region of Coffea arabica cultivar ET-39 chromosome 3c, Coffea Arabica ET-39 HiFi, whole genome shotgun sequence genomic DNA includes:
- the LOC113734528 gene encoding UPF0481 protein At3g47200, with amino-acid sequence MNFIHQLPSQFHKINEMAYERQVVSIGPYHRGKPKLKKMEEHKVRYLNMLLLRRKESNAKKYVEAMAELQEEAKTSRLYFGGLWLDFLRESWRELGRRSADTPWFALGRSGAVTKTSYADEINLSDGDFVEMLCLDGCFVIEFLRKLCQPKLYSENDPIFQMSWLISATKRDLILFENQLPFVVLQKLFDMTKLRGEEENLNDLAIRHLSSLVPGSYPGQSSHSTIPAGYKAVHLLDLMHKNFTASFSNTFRDLKHEPTKTLLQKPVIELVHIGTKFKRAINSESLLHITFKNGVVKIPPLFVDDHTESIFRNLIAYEQYMSKPFETRRYVTDYISFMDLLIDSPSDVEKLRNSDIIRHGLGNDKAVSVVFNKLSSGVSNEVPFCYDEIFVEMEKYYRYRILRAYLMQKYFHTPWSIISRLAAIVMKIKVS